The following coding sequences are from one Methanohalophilus halophilus window:
- a CDS encoding potassium channel family protein, giving the protein MQMGHIIVLGYGDVGKRIAEVLDENDIPFVIVDSKEDLFTRPDFEYIVGNGTEEEVLKNAGIENASTVIICLNQDTDVIFATLISRGLNPESTIFSRANSVESIDKIYKAGADYVASLSIVAGQMLAKITSVCYGTGGYCPIEDIMLYEGTEIERHVVGQNMGGKTISELDLYNTIGCRVIGYMQGDTKKIEELDDLVLEQGDVISVVGTREDIARFKAKYKDVKDK; this is encoded by the coding sequence ATGCAAATGGGTCATATAATCGTTCTTGGATACGGGGATGTGGGAAAAAGGATTGCAGAAGTACTTGACGAGAATGACATCCCTTTTGTCATTGTTGATTCAAAAGAGGACCTTTTCACGAGGCCGGATTTTGAATATATAGTGGGTAATGGTACGGAAGAAGAGGTACTCAAAAATGCGGGTATCGAGAATGCCTCTACAGTTATAATTTGCCTGAATCAAGATACAGATGTTATATTTGCCACTCTTATCTCCAGAGGGTTAAATCCGGAGTCCACAATCTTTTCCAGGGCAAATTCAGTTGAATCCATTGACAAAATATACAAGGCAGGAGCCGATTACGTCGCATCCCTTTCTATAGTTGCCGGCCAGATGCTGGCAAAAATCACTTCTGTTTGTTATGGGACCGGGGGATACTGTCCGATAGAAGACATAATGCTTTATGAGGGAACTGAAATTGAGCGTCATGTCGTGGGTCAGAACATGGGAGGAAAAACAATCAGCGAACTCGACCTGTATAATACTATCGGATGTCGTGTAATCGGATATATGCAAGGAGATACAAAAAAAATAGAAGAACTGGATGATTTAGTACTTGAACAGGGAGATGTCATATCTGTTGTAGGCACACGTGAGGATATTGCCCGCTTCAAAGCAAAATACAAAGATGTAAAGGATAAGTAA
- a CDS encoding potassium channel family protein, with product MKLPAMWRRSLYHYLGISLGVVIIDTIIFLMLVNYEGQTQFYNPVDALYWVISTTTTVGYGDIVLTSPIGKIFAIFVQLSGVIMVFGILITFVITPWFEKALNMPLPTKAPNSFSSHIIICGYNRLMETLIDELEDQKVNFIIIEDNEEILRSLIEKKLPCIYGKATDDEALENARVDNARFLIANRSDEENASIVLTASSLADTYIIAVAEDSANIKYLKYAGANRVVSPKLVLGRFLGKKALDPYVMGLGGATTFLDEYSIVELPVYPASQLIGKSFNEANIHMKTGANIIGLRKEGKLFLKVDDEEIIKENTVLLATGTMEHLSELKDLTK from the coding sequence ATGAAATTACCGGCCATGTGGAGGCGATCACTGTACCATTACCTGGGAATTTCCCTGGGAGTGGTCATCATAGATACGATCATCTTCCTCATGCTGGTAAATTATGAAGGGCAAACGCAGTTTTATAATCCAGTAGATGCTCTATATTGGGTAATTTCAACTACCACTACTGTAGGTTACGGAGACATTGTATTAACAAGTCCGATTGGCAAAATTTTTGCCATCTTCGTACAATTGAGTGGCGTAATCATGGTATTTGGCATTTTAATTACTTTTGTCATCACACCGTGGTTTGAAAAAGCCCTGAACATGCCCCTTCCAACAAAAGCACCGAACTCCTTTTCTTCCCATATAATCATTTGTGGCTACAACCGTTTAATGGAAACGCTCATAGATGAACTTGAGGACCAGAAAGTCAATTTCATAATCATTGAAGACAATGAAGAGATACTTCGAAGCCTTATTGAAAAAAAACTACCATGCATATACGGTAAAGCCACAGATGATGAAGCCCTGGAAAACGCCAGGGTTGACAATGCCCGCTTTTTGATAGCAAATCGCTCTGATGAGGAAAACGCCAGTATTGTCCTTACCGCTTCCAGCCTTGCAGATACTTACATAATAGCAGTAGCCGAAGATTCAGCAAATATCAAATACCTCAAATATGCAGGTGCAAATCGTGTAGTTTCCCCAAAACTTGTACTTGGCAGGTTCCTGGGAAAAAAAGCACTGGACCCCTATGTAATGGGGCTTGGTGGTGCAACTACATTTCTGGATGAATATAGCATTGTAGAACTTCCCGTATACCCTGCAAGTCAGCTTATTGGCAAATCATTCAATGAAGCAAATATCCACATGAAAACAGGAGCAAATATAATTGGATTAAGAAAAGAAGGTAAATTGTTCCTGAAAGTGGATGATGAAGAAATAATTAAAGAAAATACTGTACTGCTTGCAACCGGTACAATGGAACATTTGAGTGAATTAAAGGATCTTACAAAATGA